The following are encoded together in the Ignavibacteriales bacterium genome:
- a CDS encoding signal peptidase II, producing the protein MKIYFVSFLIVIADQTCKLFIKGISIPSLHISLKGMIYGDEYNVIGTFLSFTFIENPGIAFGIDFGDEYKLLITIFRIVICLAIVYYLYKISNEQFLKRFSVALVLGGAIGNLIDRLFYGLIFGYGPLCFGKVVDFIKVDFINISLFGRTYNHLPIFNIADIAVFIGVVLLLFYSGGLQNKLGNHDLEKASSV; encoded by the coding sequence TTGAAAATATATTTTGTTTCATTTCTAATTGTAATTGCAGATCAAACCTGTAAATTATTTATTAAAGGCATTTCAATTCCATCCCTACACATTTCATTAAAAGGGATGATTTATGGTGATGAGTATAATGTTATTGGAACATTCCTTTCATTTACTTTTATAGAAAACCCTGGAATTGCATTTGGAATTGACTTTGGGGATGAATACAAACTATTAATTACTATTTTTAGAATTGTAATTTGTTTAGCCATAGTTTATTATTTGTATAAAATAAGCAATGAACAATTCTTGAAAAGATTTTCTGTTGCGTTAGTTTTAGGTGGCGCCATTGGTAATTTGATTGACAGGCTTTTTTACGGATTAATTTTTGGCTATGGTCCGTTGTGCTTTGGTAAGGTTGTAGATTTTATTAAAGTTGATTTCATTAATATTAGCCTGTTTGGGCGCACATATAACCATTTGCCAATTTTTAATATTGCTGATATTGCAGTTTTTATTGGAGTTGTATTACTGCTTTTTTATTCAGGCGGCTTACAAAATAAATTAGGAAATCATGATTTAGAAAAAGCCTCATCCGTTTGA
- a CDS encoding signal peptidase II: MRILITTILIVLADQISKFFIKGFSIPILGIHSNGLGYGDKHEIFGSLVRITFVENPGMAFGIDIGISSKLFLSIFSIAASIGILIYLYQNRNERFMLRFSLALILGGAIGNLIDRVFYGVIYGYAQLFQGKVVDFVDVDFFDLNLFGYIYDRWPIFNVADMAVSVGVILLILFSRKLAEKNEAALAGIGTNSNLQLEGEMNSSLNQNISEASTQNSPDNKEVNNDQPALNNDKPDNNKEIPI; the protein is encoded by the coding sequence TTGCGAATACTTATAACAACCATACTTATTGTTCTTGCTGATCAAATCTCTAAATTTTTCATTAAGGGATTTTCAATTCCAATTTTAGGGATTCATTCTAATGGACTTGGATATGGAGATAAGCATGAAATTTTTGGTTCGCTGGTTAGAATTACATTTGTAGAAAATCCTGGGATGGCATTTGGAATTGATATCGGAATATCATCAAAGCTTTTTCTATCAATATTTTCAATTGCAGCAAGCATTGGAATATTAATTTACCTTTATCAAAATCGTAATGAAAGATTTATGCTTAGGTTTTCACTTGCATTAATTCTTGGTGGTGCAATTGGAAATTTAATTGACCGTGTATTCTATGGTGTAATATATGGCTATGCACAGCTTTTTCAGGGCAAGGTTGTTGATTTTGTTGATGTCGATTTCTTTGATTTGAACCTGTTTGGCTATATATATGACCGCTGGCCAATTTTTAATGTTGCAGACATGGCTGTTTCTGTTGGTGTTATTCTTTTAATTTTATTCAGCAGAAAGCTTGCCGAAAAAAATGAAGCTGCTTTGGCGGGAATTGGAACAAATTCCAATCTACAATTAGAAGGTGAAATGAATTCATCATTAAACCAAAATATTTCTGAGGCTAGCACTCAAAATTCACCAGATAATAAAGAAGTAAATAATGATCAACCAGCATTAAATAATGACAAACCTGATAACAACAAAGAAATACCGATTTGA
- a CDS encoding YjbH domain-containing protein has translation MKILKIIFPIILLLTVCSFAQGTAGADAKLENQFIVDMPTAGVLKKGNVGTNIYLMPDGVLISRLEVGVFDNFSFGISYGAANFIGVGSPKWYKLPGVDIKVKIIEETDATPAIALGFDSQGKGQFFTKYSEFSGTFLGTSDFEVNRFKIKSPGFFASASKNFQFLGYLSLHGCMNYSLETDDQEKDLNFIIGAEKTIGSKISVVAEYDFAINDNSKKSLGDGNGYLNAGVRWSLGDGFTLGFDLRDLLSNKKLNPGSADRAIKVEFIKPIF, from the coding sequence ATGAAAATCCTCAAAATAATCTTTCCAATTATTCTTCTTCTTACTGTTTGTAGTTTTGCCCAAGGTACTGCCGGCGCTGATGCAAAGTTGGAGAATCAGTTTATTGTAGATATGCCAACCGCAGGAGTTTTAAAAAAGGGAAATGTTGGAACAAACATTTATTTGATGCCTGACGGTGTATTAATCTCCAGATTGGAAGTAGGTGTTTTTGATAATTTTAGTTTTGGAATTTCATACGGCGCTGCAAATTTTATTGGAGTTGGGTCACCTAAATGGTATAAACTTCCTGGAGTTGATATCAAAGTAAAAATAATTGAAGAAACCGACGCCACCCCTGCCATAGCACTTGGATTTGACTCTCAAGGAAAAGGGCAATTCTTTACCAAATACAGCGAATTTAGTGGGACTTTTCTTGGCACATCAGACTTTGAAGTTAACCGGTTCAAAATTAAATCGCCTGGATTTTTTGCCTCAGCATCAAAAAATTTTCAATTCCTGGGTTATTTAAGTCTTCATGGTTGTATGAATTATTCTCTTGAAACAGATGATCAGGAAAAGGATTTAAATTTTATTATTGGGGCAGAAAAAACAATTGGCTCAAAAATTTCTGTAGTTGCAGAATATGATTTTGCAATAAATGATAATTCCAAAAAATCTTTAGGCGATGGTAATGGTTATCTAAATGCTGGTGTAAGATGGTCATTAGGCGATGGATTTACTCTTGGATTCGATTTGCGAGATTTATTGAGCAATAAAAAACTTAACCCCGGTTCTGCAGATCGTGCAATAAAAGTTGAATTTATAAAACCCATCTTTTAG
- a CDS encoding DUF4292 domain-containing protein: MRKSTFFLSVVIIVLVSFISGCIPSKPSESVEILPSERLIKKLEANRRKVKNFEGVGSIGISTAEINTTVSFKVILQKPDSVYIEMYGPFGIDLAQAVITSTNFAFYDVMHNILYKGSNDNDVLKRIFKVDLTFGELMDMFVGAVNLTPKLSKEPDNYAIEYDKYILTYLDSDSGRKNKYFIDVRELSITDYQLLDGSDKILAEGNYSKFNTQEGLAIPYIIQIQRIAENEKVNIEYRKIVVNKNSVKIHLNIPDDAEKVDL; this comes from the coding sequence GTGAGGAAAAGTACTTTCTTTCTATCGGTAGTAATAATTGTTTTAGTTTCATTCATTTCTGGTTGTATTCCTTCTAAACCCAGTGAATCAGTTGAGATATTACCTTCAGAAAGATTAATAAAAAAATTAGAAGCGAACAGAAGGAAAGTTAAAAATTTTGAAGGAGTTGGCAGTATCGGTATATCTACTGCGGAAATTAATACTACTGTTAGTTTCAAAGTAATTCTTCAAAAGCCCGATTCTGTTTATATTGAAATGTATGGACCATTCGGAATAGATTTGGCGCAGGCAGTTATTACTTCCACCAATTTTGCATTTTATGATGTAATGCATAATATCCTTTACAAAGGCAGTAATGATAATGATGTTTTAAAAAGAATTTTCAAGGTAGATCTTACATTTGGCGAATTGATGGATATGTTTGTGGGAGCTGTTAATCTTACCCCAAAGCTTTCTAAAGAGCCGGACAATTATGCAATTGAATACGATAAATATATTTTAACTTATTTAGATTCAGATTCCGGCAGAAAAAATAAATATTTTATTGATGTGAGGGAATTATCAATTACAGACTATCAACTGCTTGATGGTTCAGATAAAATTTTGGCAGAAGGAAATTATTCAAAATTTAACACCCAGGAAGGTCTTGCCATTCCATACATTATTCAAATCCAGAGAATTGCAGAAAATGAAAAAGTAAACATTGAGTACAGAAAAATTGTGGTTAATA
- the rsgA gene encoding ribosome small subunit-dependent GTPase A — translation MKGLVCKVESNNIYIISSEAKEIRCSLRGKFKVEFNLKKDKLYKVNLVVVGDEVEYELNADGTGVISLIHKRENYLSRKAPKLKGSSYRGERLEQVIASNINNLFIVTSVSQPKFNNKSIDRIIVAGESSHFKVYILINKIDLGLDTEIAGWAEMYKQIGYKVLLCSTKNLVGIESIKNELARKKNLFWGSSGVGKSTILNSLYPDLDFKTSEISASTSKGKHTTVTSVLKEVEEGTFIIDTPGIREIDPYGIRKENLSHYFIDFVPFIKDCRFNTCTHYHEPECGVIKAVDEGMIFPERYNSYLNLLKTIEEDMVF, via the coding sequence ATCAAAGGTTTAGTATGTAAGGTTGAGAGCAACAATATTTATATTATATCCAGTGAAGCAAAAGAAATAAGATGCTCTCTACGTGGTAAATTTAAAGTAGAGTTTAATCTTAAGAAGGACAAACTATACAAAGTAAATCTTGTTGTTGTTGGTGATGAAGTTGAATATGAATTGAATGCTGATGGTACCGGAGTAATTTCGTTAATTCATAAAAGAGAAAATTATCTTTCCCGCAAAGCGCCAAAATTAAAAGGTTCCAGTTATCGTGGAGAAAGATTAGAGCAAGTTATTGCATCGAACATTAATAATTTATTTATTGTTACCAGTGTTAGCCAGCCAAAGTTTAATAACAAATCAATTGATAGAATTATAGTTGCAGGTGAAAGCTCACATTTTAAAGTCTACATTCTTATCAACAAAATTGATTTAGGTTTGGATACAGAAATTGCAGGTTGGGCTGAGATGTATAAACAGATTGGTTACAAAGTTTTACTTTGCAGTACTAAAAATTTGGTTGGAATCGAAAGTATTAAAAATGAATTAGCAAGAAAGAAAAATTTATTCTGGGGTTCTTCCGGAGTTGGCAAATCAACTATTCTTAATTCATTATATCCGGACCTTGATTTTAAAACTTCAGAAATTAGTGCTTCAACTTCAAAAGGAAAACACACTACAGTAACAAGTGTGCTAAAAGAAGTTGAAGAAGGTACTTTTATAATTGATACGCCTGGAATCCGTGAAATTGATCCGTATGGTATTCGTAAAGAAAATCTTAGCCATTACTTTATTGATTTCGTTCCATTTATAAAGGATTGCCGGTTTAATACCTGCACACATTACCACGAACCTGAATGTGGAGTTATTAAAGCCGTTGATGAAGGAATGATTTTTCCAGAAAGATATAACAGTTATCTTAATCTTCTAAAGACCATTGAAGAAGATATGGTGTTTTAA
- a CDS encoding tetratricopeptide repeat protein yields MNRKLIITLVCASVLIGCASSKIQKEKESITRSGEIQTKKPKEAMDHFINGNLADMKGDYASAILEYQDALTFDKSPGIYYALAKDYYLLNKLSLALTNSRKSVNLDSTNTDYFNLLADIYNAARINDSAAVAYEKIIQLDSTDARAYFNLAVLCEQSKPLKALGIYKKLFELTGPDWNVLVRIAELYERMGNTEEAVNSVEQLSAIDPSNTDLQKLVVETYLKAKKFDKALEKVNDLLKQFPEDPVFIEQKAQIFVQQNNWIDAATQYSILLKNPNIPLDTKVRIGSIYLAQSFKDSTLLSTTKTLFLALDKDTVNWQIKMFLGEIALKEKDDTLAISYFKQVTELARWNGEAWVRLGGLYFDNKKYSNAVTLMEEAVQNFPDDFAVNLILGLSYSQMNQFKDAKKYLKKAVELNPKDLNALSAYGYTLSQLKQADESIYYLNEAIKIDPKNVELLGTLGLIYNSLKKFHESDSIYSKAISLDSTNALVLNNFAYSLAERREKLPLALEMSKKAIAKDSLNSSYLDTIGWVYFQLDKYETAEKYISKAAEIDKQNATILEHLGDISCKKGNKNEAVVIWQKALQLNADNPELKQKIEKGDL; encoded by the coding sequence ATGAATAGAAAATTAATAATAACACTGGTATGTGCATCAGTACTGATTGGTTGTGCTTCGTCTAAGATACAGAAGGAAAAAGAATCAATTACACGCAGTGGAGAAATTCAAACCAAAAAACCAAAAGAGGCAATGGACCATTTTATTAATGGTAACCTTGCTGATATGAAGGGTGATTACGCATCGGCTATTTTAGAATATCAGGATGCGCTCACTTTCGATAAATCCCCTGGAATTTATTATGCCTTAGCCAAAGATTATTATTTGTTAAACAAGCTTTCACTTGCTCTTACCAATTCAAGAAAATCAGTTAACCTTGATTCAACCAATACAGATTATTTCAATTTGTTAGCCGATATCTACAACGCTGCCCGCATAAATGATTCTGCAGCAGTTGCGTATGAAAAAATAATCCAGCTTGATTCAACTGACGCAAGAGCATATTTCAATCTTGCTGTTTTATGTGAACAATCGAAACCATTAAAAGCTTTGGGTATTTATAAAAAATTATTTGAACTAACTGGACCCGATTGGAATGTACTTGTTCGCATTGCAGAACTTTATGAGAGAATGGGAAACACTGAAGAAGCTGTTAACTCAGTAGAGCAGCTTTCTGCAATCGATCCTTCTAACACCGATCTTCAAAAACTTGTGGTTGAAACCTATTTGAAAGCTAAAAAGTTTGATAAAGCATTGGAAAAAGTTAATGACTTGTTAAAACAATTTCCTGAAGATCCTGTATTTATAGAACAGAAAGCGCAAATATTTGTGCAGCAAAATAATTGGATTGATGCCGCAACTCAATACTCCATTCTGCTAAAGAATCCAAATATTCCTCTTGATACCAAGGTAAGAATCGGCTCAATATACTTAGCCCAATCGTTTAAAGATAGTACTTTATTATCAACTACTAAGACATTGTTTCTTGCTCTTGATAAAGATACAGTGAATTGGCAGATTAAAATGTTTCTTGGTGAAATTGCTTTGAAAGAAAAAGATGATACACTTGCCATTTCATACTTTAAACAGGTAACTGAATTAGCACGCTGGAATGGAGAAGCCTGGGTACGGTTAGGCGGACTTTACTTTGATAATAAAAAATATTCAAATGCTGTTACTTTGATGGAAGAAGCAGTTCAGAATTTCCCGGATGATTTTGCTGTAAATTTAATTCTCGGGCTGTCTTACTCTCAGATGAATCAATTTAAAGATGCGAAGAAATATTTAAAGAAAGCGGTTGAGCTTAATCCAAAAGATTTGAATGCGCTTTCCGCTTATGGTTATACACTAAGCCAATTAAAGCAGGCTGATGAATCAATTTATTATTTAAATGAAGCGATAAAGATTGATCCTAAAAATGTAGAATTGCTTGGTACACTTGGATTAATATATAATTCATTGAAGAAATTTCATGAATCCGACAGTATTTATTCAAAGGCAATAAGTCTCGACTCCACCAATGCTTTAGTTCTAAATAATTTTGCTTACTCCTTGGCAGAAAGGAGAGAAAAGTTGCCGCTTGCTTTGGAAATGTCTAAAAAAGCAATTGCAAAGGATTCATTAAATTCTTCCTATCTCGATACCATTGGCTGGGTTTATTTTCAATTAGACAAATATGAAACAGCAGAAAAATATATAAGTAAAGCTGCTGAGATCGATAAGCAAAATGCTACTATTTTAGAACATCTTGGAGATATTTCTTGTAAGAAGGGAAATAAAAACGAGGCTGTTGTAATCTGGCAAAAAGCATTGCAGTTAAATGCAGATAATCCAGAACTCAAACAAAAAATTGAAAAAGGTGATTTGTGA
- a CDS encoding T9SS type A sorting domain-containing protein — protein sequence MKGKILFIFTILMIASLHTFSQQAIIKNEPVSPEKIIKMGLTQTTNSVSTGLNVVSNGVYVYLAPESMDETDPVTNASWSFVSKPVGSNADFNNMSDLWVNFKTDVKGAYNVKMSFTTAKGSHDTTLTVYAADFIGNPAFDGVQPQGLNCMSCHSSDAKFTDIYSRWQSSGHANIFKAQITTPTAHYSPSCMKCHTVGYDHNVVSNNNGFDDKATELGWKWQGPSNVGKWDTLKTQFPGLVAFAEIGCENCHGPASEHALGNGPKSETIMIDAAAGACASCHDEPWRHNKVSEYENSVHSEAIWESGFAQSSGSSYKNNSLGNCIRCHDGNGFINYTKGKTTETKGMTLGDHRSITCATCHDPHGNSNEFSLRTTPASGDTLGNGYAYTEGGVGKTCMSCHKARKDNVSYTKAKVTSSHWGPHSSVQTDVFLGKNAAEFGTAYNTTNVHTLVLQNACVDCHMQATTDTGTVTRDRVGGHSWKMADEEHNYDHTAKCQSCHPGKTKFSDFTAEADYDGNGNTESIQNEVKGLLTKLSIALPPAGIDSISWVDIGALNDEKINKAWWNYQLIANDGSYGMHNAQFAVAILQQSLATLTGVEPDNSAATPKSYELSQNFPNPFNPNTNIRFSIPVSGNVTLKIYDAVGTEVATLTNGFLTAGSYKVNWNAGNNASGVYFYKLTSKNFNMVKKMLLVK from the coding sequence ATGAAAGGGAAAATACTATTCATTTTTACCATTTTGATGATTGCTTCACTCCACACTTTTTCTCAACAAGCAATAATTAAGAATGAACCTGTTAGCCCAGAAAAAATAATTAAGATGGGTTTAACTCAAACAACAAATTCCGTTTCTACCGGATTAAATGTTGTATCAAATGGTGTATATGTTTACCTTGCACCAGAAAGTATGGATGAAACTGATCCAGTTACAAATGCATCCTGGTCATTTGTTTCAAAACCGGTTGGTTCAAATGCCGATTTTAACAATATGTCGGATTTGTGGGTAAACTTTAAAACAGATGTAAAAGGCGCCTATAATGTAAAAATGTCCTTTACAACTGCAAAGGGTTCACACGATACTACACTTACAGTTTATGCTGCCGACTTTATCGGAAATCCAGCATTTGATGGCGTTCAACCGCAGGGACTTAATTGTATGTCTTGCCATTCTTCAGATGCAAAATTCACAGATATTTATTCACGATGGCAGTCTTCCGGACATGCTAATATCTTTAAGGCACAAATAACCACACCTACAGCGCATTATAGTCCAAGCTGTATGAAATGTCACACAGTTGGATATGATCACAATGTCGTTTCCAATAATAATGGTTTTGATGATAAAGCCACAGAACTTGGTTGGAAATGGCAAGGACCTTCTAATGTTGGCAAATGGGATACATTGAAAACTCAATTTCCTGGATTAGTTGCCTTTGCAGAGATTGGTTGTGAAAACTGCCATGGACCAGCAAGTGAGCATGCCCTTGGCAACGGACCAAAATCTGAAACAATTATGATAGATGCAGCTGCAGGCGCTTGCGCTTCCTGCCATGATGAACCTTGGAGACACAACAAAGTTTCTGAGTATGAAAACTCAGTTCACTCAGAAGCAATTTGGGAAAGTGGATTTGCCCAAAGTTCAGGTTCAAGTTACAAGAACAATAGTCTTGGTAATTGCATCAGATGCCACGATGGAAATGGTTTTATTAATTATACAAAAGGAAAAACCACAGAAACAAAGGGTATGACCTTAGGAGATCACAGATCAATTACTTGCGCTACCTGTCATGATCCTCACGGAAATTCAAATGAATTTTCTTTAAGAACAACTCCTGCAAGTGGTGACACACTTGGCAATGGATATGCTTATACAGAAGGTGGAGTTGGCAAAACTTGTATGAGCTGCCATAAAGCAAGAAAAGATAATGTTTCATATACAAAAGCAAAGGTTACATCTTCTCATTGGGGACCACATTCTTCAGTTCAAACCGATGTTTTCTTGGGAAAAAATGCGGCAGAATTTGGAACAGCATATAATACTACAAATGTCCATACACTTGTATTACAAAATGCCTGCGTTGATTGTCATATGCAAGCAACAACAGATACTGGTACAGTAACCCGCGATAGAGTTGGTGGACATAGTTGGAAAATGGCTGATGAAGAACATAATTATGACCACACAGCAAAATGTCAATCCTGCCATCCTGGAAAAACTAAATTTTCTGATTTCACCGCAGAAGCAGATTATGATGGCAACGGAAATACTGAAAGTATTCAAAACGAAGTAAAGGGATTGTTAACTAAATTAAGTATTGCGCTTCCTCCAGCGGGAATTGATTCAATTTCTTGGGTTGATATTGGTGCCTTGAATGATGAAAAAATAAATAAAGCATGGTGGAATTATCAACTTATTGCTAACGATGGAAGTTATGGTATGCACAATGCACAATTTGCAGTTGCAATACTTCAACAATCTTTAGCTACGCTTACTGGTGTAGAACCAGATAATTCAGCAGCAACTCCAAAGTCCTATGAATTATCTCAAAATTTCCCAAATCCATTTAACCCGAATACAAACATCCGTTTCTCTATTCCGGTTTCTGGAAATGTTACTTTGAAAATTTATGATGCTGTTGGTACCGAAGTAGCAACACTGACAAATGGTTTCTTAACTGCTGGTTCTTATAAAGTAAACTGGAATGCTGGTAATAACGCTTCTGGTGTTTACTTCTATAAACTAACATCAAAGAATTTTAATATGGTTAAGAAAATGCTACTCGTAAAATAG
- a CDS encoding RluA family pseudouridine synthase, with the protein MTNLITTKKYRFDIPQGKIKERIDVFLTHHIENATRSKIQKLIEANLVLVNNIPAKANYKVSPLDIIDVEIPISPRPENTEPEEIPLDIIYEDDYLIIVNKAAGMVAHPAYANYTGTLVNALLHHSKKLSGLNEPSRPGIVHRIDKDTSGILVVAKDDWTHAKLAEQFSKHNIEREYWAVCWGLFKEVEGVIEKNIARNKSDRKKFAVSETDGKTAVTHFKVLEEFEFTSLLKLNLKTGRTHQIRVHLSSINHPIFGDKTYGGNKIVYGSTLPKMKQRIDNLLDIMPRQALHAKTLGFIHPHTNEFVKFETDLPEDINKLLFELKNKNQSR; encoded by the coding sequence ATGACAAACCTGATAACAACAAAGAAATACCGATTTGATATTCCACAAGGAAAAATTAAGGAACGAATTGATGTATTTCTTACACATCATATAGAGAATGCAACACGAAGTAAAATACAAAAATTAATTGAAGCAAATTTAGTTTTAGTAAACAACATTCCAGCAAAAGCCAACTACAAAGTTTCACCGCTTGATATAATTGATGTTGAAATTCCGATTTCTCCACGGCCGGAAAATACAGAACCGGAAGAAATACCGCTCGATATTATTTACGAAGATGATTATTTGATAATTGTAAATAAAGCTGCGGGAATGGTTGCTCATCCAGCTTATGCCAATTATACCGGTACACTTGTTAATGCACTTCTTCATCATTCTAAAAAATTAAGCGGATTGAATGAGCCCAGCAGACCTGGAATTGTACACCGCATAGACAAAGACACAAGTGGAATTCTTGTTGTTGCCAAAGATGATTGGACACACGCGAAACTTGCTGAACAATTTTCTAAACATAATATTGAAAGAGAATATTGGGCGGTTTGCTGGGGACTATTTAAAGAAGTGGAAGGAGTGATTGAAAAAAATATTGCCCGGAATAAAAGTGATAGAAAAAAATTTGCTGTTAGTGAAACTGATGGAAAAACCGCAGTCACACACTTCAAAGTACTGGAGGAATTTGAATTTACTTCTCTGCTTAAATTGAATTTGAAAACCGGACGAACTCACCAAATAAGAGTACATCTTTCGTCAATCAACCACCCAATTTTTGGAGATAAAACTTACGGCGGAAATAAAATTGTTTATGGTTCCACTCTTCCAAAGATGAAGCAGAGAATAGATAATTTGCTGGATATAATGCCCCGACAGGCTCTTCATGCAAAAACACTTGGATTCATTCACCCACACACAAATGAGTTTGTAAAGTTTGAAACTGATTTGCCCGAGGATATTAATAAGTTACTGTTTGAACTTAAAAATAAAAACCAATCCCGATAA
- the cysS gene encoding cysteine--tRNA ligase — MKIYNTLTKKTEEFHSNVPNEVGIYVCGPTVYDYFHIGNARSFIMADIIRRYFEYKAFKVTYVMNLTDIDDKIIKKAQNENLAFREISEKYINAFFSDLEKLKVKKADFYPRPTENIDEIIELIKRLIEKEIAYNVDGNVFYDVSRFPEYGKLSGKKIDELESGSRVEINIQKKNPLDFALWKKAKEGEPFWNSPWGKGRPGWHVECSAMSMKYLNTPIDIHAGGSDLIFPHHENEIAQSEAVIGKNFVNYWMHFGFLNIQNEKMSKSTGNFFTAREILIKYSAEAIRLFFAQTHYAGPLNFSEDVLFGAQKGLEKLTNLIEKVEDQLKLKNHSSIIPEFEFSKYKIDFESAMDDNFNTPQAIAVIFDFIREINKIISENDDNLDFSFYQKIKDFLVPTTGNVLGILVWGNQEATFQESREDELIKLLIKLRLNAKQEKNFVLADKIRDELKNLGVILKDEKDKTTYKKQKLLEI, encoded by the coding sequence ATGAAAATATATAATACGCTAACTAAGAAAACTGAAGAATTCCACTCAAATGTGCCTAATGAAGTTGGAATTTATGTCTGTGGTCCAACAGTATATGATTATTTTCATATTGGGAATGCAAGATCTTTTATAATGGCAGATATTATTCGACGTTATTTTGAATATAAAGCATTTAAAGTAACCTACGTAATGAATTTAACTGATATCGATGATAAAATTATTAAAAAAGCCCAGAACGAAAATTTGGCATTTAGAGAAATTTCGGAAAAGTACATCAATGCATTCTTTAGTGATTTGGAAAAATTAAAAGTAAAAAAGGCTGATTTTTATCCTCGACCAACTGAAAACATAGATGAAATAATTGAACTTATTAAAAGATTAATAGAAAAGGAAATTGCTTATAATGTTGATGGAAATGTTTTTTATGACGTTTCGAGGTTTCCTGAATATGGCAAGCTGAGTGGTAAAAAAATAGATGAATTAGAATCTGGATCGCGTGTTGAAATAAATATACAGAAAAAAAATCCACTGGATTTTGCCTTGTGGAAAAAAGCTAAAGAAGGAGAACCATTCTGGAACAGCCCCTGGGGTAAAGGCAGACCTGGTTGGCATGTTGAATGTTCTGCAATGAGTATGAAATATTTAAATACACCGATAGATATTCATGCTGGCGGAAGCGATCTGATTTTTCCACATCATGAAAATGAAATTGCACAAAGTGAAGCCGTTATTGGAAAGAACTTTGTGAATTATTGGATGCATTTTGGATTTCTGAATATCCAAAACGAGAAAATGTCTAAATCAACTGGAAATTTTTTTACAGCGCGTGAAATTTTAATAAAATATTCGGCAGAAGCTATAAGGTTATTTTTTGCCCAGACACATTATGCCGGACCATTGAATTTTAGTGAAGATGTTCTTTTTGGTGCTCAAAAAGGATTGGAAAAGCTTACCAATTTAATTGAAAAGGTGGAAGATCAATTAAAGTTAAAAAATCACTCTTCAATTATTCCTGAATTTGAGTTTTCTAAATATAAAATTGATTTCGAATCGGCAATGGATGATAACTTTAATACTCCTCAAGCAATTGCCGTAATTTTTGATTTTATTCGTGAAATAAATAAAATTATTTCAGAAAATGATGATAATTTAGATTTTAGTTTTTATCAAAAAATTAAAGATTTTTTAGTTCCTACAACTGGAAATGTTCTTGGTATATTGGTTTGGGGTAACCAGGAGGCAACCTTTCAAGAATCGCGAGAAGATGAATTAATAAAACTATTAATCAAATTAAGATTAAACGCCAAACAAGAAAAAAACTTTGTACTTGCAGATAAAATACGGGACGAATTAAAAAATCTGGGTGTTATCCTGAAGGACGAAAAAGATAAAACCACATATAAAAAACAAAAATTACTTGAAATATAA